One genomic window of Psychrobacillus sp. INOP01 includes the following:
- a CDS encoding GTP pyrophosphokinase family protein — MGQWDRFLEPYKQAVSELKVKLKGMRAQFERDNTNSPIEFVTGRVKPLASIYDKSLEKGIIFEPSDTLAQEIPDIAGLRMMCQFVDDIETVVGLLRDRNDIRIVEERDYISHKKQSGYRSYHVIIEYPVQTIHGEINILAEIQIRTLAMNFWASIEHSLNYKYKGIFPEEIKKRLQYAAEAAFRLDEEMSLIRGEIQEAQKYFSENKELSHPSLRESKSEREGT, encoded by the coding sequence ATGGGGCAATGGGATCGCTTTTTAGAGCCGTACAAACAGGCAGTTTCAGAGTTAAAAGTAAAACTAAAAGGAATGCGTGCTCAGTTTGAGAGAGATAATACAAATTCACCTATAGAATTTGTGACAGGTCGTGTCAAACCTTTGGCAAGTATTTATGATAAATCACTAGAAAAAGGAATAATATTTGAGCCTTCCGATACGTTGGCACAGGAAATTCCTGATATTGCGGGCTTACGAATGATGTGTCAATTTGTAGATGATATAGAAACCGTCGTAGGATTATTGCGTGATAGAAATGATATAAGAATCGTTGAAGAGCGAGATTATATTTCCCACAAAAAACAAAGTGGGTATAGATCCTATCATGTAATTATTGAATATCCAGTTCAAACTATTCACGGGGAGATTAATATTCTTGCTGAAATTCAAATACGTACATTAGCTATGAATTTCTGGGCATCCATTGAGCATTCATTGAATTACAAATATAAAGGAATCTTTCCAGAAGAGATAAAAAAGAGACTTCAATATGCAGCAGAAGCAGCATTTCGCCTAGATGAAGAAATGTCTTTAATCCGAGGGGAAATTCAAGAAGCACAAAAATACTTTAGTGAAAATAAGGAACTTTCTCATCCAAGTCTCCGTGAATCGAAAAGCGAAAGAGAGGGTACGTGA
- a CDS encoding DUF2642 domain-containing protein yields the protein MQKQNFENVLYANENMNIGLYLTKNQFVEGILLDVQNNHIVLEVNENIVYIAIHQIQALSKNAKDLRMAKESSLHLVRNDLTDVLIALRYHWVTINKFSNPTLFGILSSIFEDHIILINKKELFYIPISHITDISSEISKSDHYFLNKKEQRTIQKLYRMRISKESIEVKDDHLIGIQDRITSPDIGIIADWNDAINKGKADQSTVSSLLEEKADISVSDQELAAIDDGIHTEVMEPINTYAIEESVFSSQMEETLESKSLDIAAAAANILVSEEKLSTIHDGVHKEVPEPINTDTLEENEFYLKLKEKLESISLNLAAAAANNLGSEEKSSPIVDGVHTEVTEPINTDELEENTFSPQLEDQIIKEQTNEFSDEQLNVPENRLEMKGKDILLTAWSTMNSDQSTVALPKKADSKRKHAIPIENTMLTSSNTGQQTSLSNQTNENSDRHDKLDVLDKISETSEKKKQVLTANVLSRKEVNEMLEQQYFALMNYAAVQISNTINFKQTDNKSYFHPRVEGSEYRPDKIRRFEMNSGYQFYDSKQDTAALEKQYISLMRHATAMYRKLRKT from the coding sequence ATGCAGAAACAAAACTTCGAAAATGTATTATATGCCAATGAAAACATGAATATAGGATTGTATTTAACAAAAAATCAATTTGTTGAAGGTATCTTATTAGACGTTCAAAATAATCATATTGTTTTGGAAGTGAATGAAAATATTGTCTATATAGCAATTCATCAAATACAAGCACTTTCTAAGAATGCAAAAGATCTACGTATGGCAAAGGAATCCAGTCTACATCTAGTTAGAAATGATTTGACAGATGTATTAATTGCATTAAGATATCACTGGGTTACTATAAATAAATTTAGTAATCCTACTCTTTTTGGTATATTAAGCAGTATCTTCGAGGATCATATTATCCTAATCAATAAAAAAGAGTTATTTTATATACCTATTTCACATATTACGGATATTTCTAGCGAAATATCTAAAAGTGACCACTACTTTTTAAACAAAAAGGAACAACGTACTATCCAAAAATTATATAGGATGCGTATTAGCAAAGAATCTATTGAAGTTAAAGATGATCATTTGATTGGGATACAGGACAGAATTACATCACCGGACATTGGAATTATTGCAGATTGGAACGATGCTATAAATAAGGGAAAAGCTGACCAAAGTACAGTTTCTTCGCTATTGGAAGAGAAAGCCGATATTTCAGTTAGTGATCAGGAACTAGCTGCAATAGATGATGGTATTCATACGGAAGTAATGGAACCTATAAATACGTATGCAATAGAAGAAAGCGTATTTTCTTCTCAAATGGAAGAGACGCTAGAAAGTAAAAGCTTGGATATAGCAGCAGCGGCTGCCAATATTTTAGTAAGTGAAGAGAAATTATCCACAATACATGATGGTGTTCATAAAGAAGTTCCGGAACCGATAAATACGGATACATTAGAGGAAAACGAATTTTATCTTAAATTGAAAGAGAAGCTAGAAAGTATAAGTTTGAATCTAGCGGCAGCGGCTGCCAATAATTTAGGTAGTGAAGAGAAATCATCCCCAATAGTTGATGGTGTTCATACAGAAGTAACGGAACCGATAAACACCGATGAGTTGGAGGAAAATACGTTTTCTCCTCAACTAGAAGATCAAATAATAAAAGAACAAACTAATGAGTTTTCCGATGAACAACTTAACGTTCCCGAAAATCGTTTGGAGATGAAGGGAAAAGATATACTTTTAACGGCTTGGAGTACTATGAATAGCGATCAATCTACAGTTGCACTACCAAAGAAAGCTGATTCGAAAAGGAAACATGCAATCCCAATCGAAAATACAATGTTGACTAGCAGTAACACTGGGCAACAAACATCTCTTTCAAATCAAACAAACGAAAATTCTGATCGCCATGACAAACTCGATGTCTTAGATAAAATATCGGAGACATCAGAAAAAAAAAAACAAGTATTAACTGCAAATGTGCTGAGTAGAAAAGAAGTAAATGAAATGCTGGAGCAGCAATACTTTGCATTGATGAATTACGCTGCAGTACAAATTTCAAATACGATAAATTTTAAACAAACAGATAACAAATCATACTTTCACCCAAGGGTTGAAGGAAGTGAATATCGTCCAGATAAAATTAGACGGTTTGAAATGAATAGTGGTTATCAATTTTATGATTCCAAACAAGACACAGCTGCATTAGAAAAACAGTATATTTCGTTAATGAGACATGCAACAGCAATGTACCGCAAACTAAGGAAAACTTAG
- a CDS encoding YjcZ family sporulation protein, producing the protein MYGYCGGGYPEYYGGNEYGGNKSSTFVLIVVLFILLIIVGRSFFP; encoded by the coding sequence ATGTACGGCTACTGTGGCGGAGGTTATCCTGAATATTACGGAGGAAACGAGTACGGAGGTAATAAAAGTTCTACATTTGTACTAATCGTAGTATTATTTATATTATTAATCATTGTTGGTAGAAGCTTTTTCCCTTAA
- the spoVAE gene encoding stage V sporulation protein AE, translating into MISSLVTAFVVGGLICVIGQIFMDVFKLTPAHTLSTLVVLGSILDGFGLYEPLIDFAGAGATVPITSFGNSLTHGALAEAEKHGLIGVLTGMFEVTSSGISAAILFGVIGAFIFHKRKTRY; encoded by the coding sequence ATGATTTCATCATTAGTTACTGCATTTGTTGTTGGTGGACTAATTTGTGTAATAGGTCAGATATTTATGGATGTGTTTAAACTAACACCAGCTCATACATTAAGTACTTTAGTTGTATTAGGTTCCATTTTAGATGGTTTTGGTCTATACGAGCCATTGATTGACTTTGCTGGAGCGGGGGCTACTGTTCCCATTACTTCCTTTGGTAACTCTTTGACACACGGTGCATTAGCAGAAGCGGAGAAGCATGGGTTGATAGGTGTTTTGACTGGCATGTTCGAAGTAACAAGCTCTGGTATTAGTGCTGCTATTTTGTTTGGCGTAATTGGTGCATTCATTTTTCATAAGAGGAAAACAAGATACTAG
- a CDS encoding lytic transglycosylase domain-containing protein, whose amino-acid sequence MDIQSLKVLMEINAMQSLGSVQNSQTNSSTSSMFSDMLGQVLQASTEDQATENFNSLLYSGDSPVFVPSNLYSGQSSLVDAISSYSSASTNSSSDFDEIIKKAAETYNVPEKLISSIIKQESNFNPVATSSAGASGLMQLMPGTAKYLGVTNSLDPEQNIMGGAKYISQMLSQFDGNIETALAAYNAGPGAVKKYDGIPPYKETQNYVKKVMNYFQA is encoded by the coding sequence TTGGATATTCAATCCCTCAAAGTTTTAATGGAAATAAATGCAATGCAATCATTAGGAAGTGTGCAAAACTCTCAAACTAACTCTTCCACTTCTTCCATGTTTTCAGATATGTTAGGACAAGTTTTACAAGCCAGTACAGAAGATCAGGCGACTGAAAATTTTAATTCTTTACTATATAGTGGTGACTCTCCCGTATTTGTTCCATCAAATTTATACTCCGGACAGAGTAGCTTAGTGGATGCTATCTCTTCGTATTCATCTGCTTCTACAAATAGTAGTTCAGATTTTGATGAAATTATTAAGAAAGCCGCAGAAACGTACAACGTTCCAGAAAAGCTTATTTCTTCCATCATCAAACAAGAATCTAATTTCAACCCAGTAGCTACAAGTTCTGCTGGTGCATCCGGACTAATGCAATTAATGCCTGGCACGGCTAAGTACTTAGGTGTCACTAATTCGTTAGATCCTGAACAAAATATAATGGGCGGAGCAAAATATATAAGCCAAATGCTTTCTCAATTTGACGGTAATATTGAAACAGCGCTTGCTGCATACAACGCCGGACCTGGAGCAGTAAAAAAATACGATGGCATACCACCATATAAAGAAACTCAAAATTACGTAAAAAAAGTAATGAATTACTTCCAAGCATAA
- a CDS encoding NAD kinase: MKFFILSRNDDLSNQLMESAKTYLVDFGLIIDEENPDIVLSIGGDGTLLHAFHKYKHLTTSVAFVGLHTGHLGFYADWKPEEIEKLVISIAKKEFEVIEYPLLEVTINYRHGEDSSVYLALNESTVKSPDVTLVMDVELNGDHFERFRGDGLCMSTPSGSTAYNKALGGAIVHPSLEAIQLAEIASINNRVFRTVGSSLVLPKHHSCLLKPVKGPDFMVTVDHLQLLHKDVQSIKYRVADEKVRFARFRAFPFWHRVHSSFIDSDLEI, from the coding sequence ATGAAATTTTTTATATTGTCTAGAAATGATGATTTATCCAATCAATTAATGGAAAGTGCGAAAACATATCTAGTAGATTTTGGACTTATAATAGATGAAGAAAATCCGGATATTGTCTTATCAATTGGTGGGGACGGTACATTATTACATGCCTTTCATAAGTATAAACACTTAACCACTTCGGTTGCTTTTGTCGGGCTACACACTGGGCATCTTGGATTTTATGCAGATTGGAAACCGGAAGAAATTGAAAAACTTGTTATTAGTATAGCGAAAAAAGAATTTGAAGTAATAGAATACCCTTTACTTGAGGTGACGATCAATTATAGACATGGCGAAGATAGTTCAGTCTATTTGGCGTTAAATGAATCTACTGTAAAGTCACCGGACGTTACTTTAGTAATGGATGTAGAGCTTAATGGAGATCATTTTGAACGTTTCAGAGGAGACGGATTATGTATGTCTACTCCTTCTGGAAGTACCGCTTATAACAAAGCACTTGGAGGTGCGATTGTGCATCCTTCGTTAGAAGCTATTCAGCTTGCAGAAATTGCATCTATTAACAATAGGGTTTTCCGTACAGTTGGTTCATCACTTGTCTTACCAAAACATCACTCTTGTTTACTAAAACCTGTGAAAGGACCCGATTTCATGGTAACCGTGGATCATCTTCAGTTATTGCATAAAGATGTTCAGTCCATTAAATATCGAGTAGCAGATGAAAAAGTACGCTTCGCTAGGTTTAGAGCATTTCCGTTTTGGCATAGAGTACATTCCTCATTTATCGATAGTGATTTGGAAATATGA
- a CDS encoding YhcN/YlaJ family sporulation lipoprotein → MKKSVIVFLMVLLLGACSSEKEKVIFPADNSTSLKPIMQKHDSIYGYKGVMNEEDILVAIYINRFDRFNKTKIENKITKQIEKQFPEKEVLVTADQKVMWEVESIIEKKLKEEDLKKRIEKIKSLSKEET, encoded by the coding sequence ATGAAAAAAAGCGTAATTGTTTTTTTAATGGTTTTATTGTTGGGCGCTTGTTCAAGTGAGAAGGAAAAAGTAATATTTCCTGCTGATAATTCCACTTCACTAAAGCCGATCATGCAAAAACATGATTCGATTTACGGATATAAAGGTGTGATGAACGAGGAAGATATTTTAGTGGCCATTTATATCAACCGATTTGATCGTTTTAATAAAACAAAAATTGAAAATAAAATTACAAAACAAATTGAAAAACAATTTCCAGAAAAAGAAGTATTAGTCACAGCAGATCAAAAAGTTATGTGGGAAGTAGAATCCATCATCGAGAAAAAGCTGAAAGAAGAAGACCTTAAGAAGAGGATTGAAAAAATAAAATCATTATCAAAGGAAGAGACATAA
- a CDS encoding stage VI sporulation protein F, with amino-acid sequence MQNSFFKSIENKTGVSMDELFTLANAISYADFTDEKQVRKIVRKVGKLANKPVSQELENELTRSILQSGSSLSMADIQKLL; translated from the coding sequence ATGCAAAATTCATTTTTTAAATCAATAGAAAATAAAACTGGTGTATCAATGGATGAACTATTTACGCTTGCCAATGCCATCTCATATGCTGATTTTACGGATGAAAAACAGGTTCGTAAAATTGTACGTAAAGTTGGCAAGCTAGCAAATAAACCTGTTTCTCAGGAATTAGAAAATGAACTTACTCGCTCGATTTTACAGAGCGGTAGTTCATTGAGTATGGCAGATATTCAAAAATTATTATAA
- a CDS encoding CotY/CotZ family spore coat protein — protein sequence MGCGNIGDVTDERRSRNCVCDVVRAIKDIQDQATNDDCPQCPTNCFLEPLGGLVSPAARRQADTRVFMLLTKDGDPFKAFFRDNDRFDCDCISVFFRVEDIFDGCCATLRVLEPLDRERKEVDLLNDCGTKIDLRKLCKVRNFRSTGSCVTVDLDCFCAIECIADVFLGVCD from the coding sequence ATGGGTTGTGGAAATATAGGTGATGTTACTGACGAAAGACGATCTAGAAATTGTGTTTGTGATGTTGTCCGCGCAATTAAAGACATTCAAGATCAAGCAACAAATGACGATTGCCCTCAATGTCCGACAAATTGTTTTCTAGAACCACTTGGAGGTCTTGTGAGCCCTGCTGCTCGACGCCAAGCTGACACACGAGTATTCATGTTATTAACAAAAGACGGAGATCCATTTAAAGCATTTTTCCGTGATAATGATAGATTTGATTGTGATTGCATTTCTGTTTTCTTCCGTGTAGAAGATATCTTTGACGGTTGCTGTGCAACTTTACGAGTATTAGAGCCACTTGACAGAGAACGTAAAGAAGTTGATCTATTGAACGATTGTGGAACAAAAATCGATTTAAGAAAGCTTTGTAAAGTTCGAAATTTCAGATCAACTGGTAGCTGTGTGACTGTAGACTTGGATTGTTTCTGTGCAATTGAATGTATCGCCGATGTATTTTTAGGTGTATGTGACTGA
- a CDS encoding RluA family pseudouridine synthase: protein MTFQINESQQLLRDAIRQYGISKKALTSIKYEGGKITVNGEEKTVRHRLDVGDTVMITFPPEKKSDGLIPQQVDFPILMEDDHLLILTKVAGVSTIPSREHPTGTLANFIAGYMEKSGLSSTVHIVTRLDKDTSGIICVAKHRHAHHLLSEMQKLGQISRTYEAFVHGHIGQDDFLIDAPIGRKNGSIIERVIDSEGKQAKTSVQVLTRFEKLGEKLTHVRLHLHTGRTHQIRVHMMSIGHPLIGDDLYGGDLQLIERQALHARELTLVHPFTKENIHLVAPFPQDMKSLIPTNYS, encoded by the coding sequence TTGACATTTCAAATAAATGAATCGCAACAATTACTTCGAGATGCAATTCGACAATATGGTATTTCGAAAAAAGCATTGACTAGTATTAAATACGAAGGTGGTAAAATTACTGTCAACGGTGAAGAGAAGACAGTGCGGCATAGATTAGACGTGGGGGATACAGTCATGATTACATTTCCACCAGAGAAAAAAAGTGACGGATTAATCCCTCAGCAAGTAGATTTCCCTATTTTGATGGAGGATGATCATCTCCTCATTCTCACAAAAGTTGCTGGGGTTAGCACTATTCCTTCTCGAGAGCATCCTACCGGGACACTGGCAAATTTTATAGCTGGATATATGGAGAAAAGCGGGCTATCATCTACGGTACATATTGTTACTAGGTTGGATAAGGACACATCAGGTATCATTTGTGTAGCAAAGCATCGGCATGCTCATCATTTATTAAGTGAAATGCAAAAGCTAGGACAAATTTCACGAACTTACGAAGCATTCGTTCATGGTCATATAGGACAAGATGATTTTCTTATTGACGCACCCATTGGTAGAAAAAATGGCAGTATTATTGAACGAGTTATCGATTCTGAAGGTAAACAGGCTAAAACTTCTGTTCAAGTGTTGACGCGTTTTGAAAAACTTGGAGAAAAGCTTACCCATGTGCGATTACATCTACACACTGGCCGAACCCATCAGATTCGTGTACATATGATGTCTATCGGTCATCCGTTAATTGGGGATGATTTATATGGTGGTGATCTACAGTTAATAGAAAGACAAGCACTTCATGCAAGAGAACTAACCTTGGTACATCCTTTTACAAAAGAAAATATTCATTTAGTTGCTCCTTTTCCGCAAGATATGAAATCGCTGATTCCCACTAATTATTCCTAA
- a CDS encoding stage V sporulation protein AD — protein MVNTFGTLQFTNKICIANTGIVVGPVEKDSAFADSFDEVLSLETEKNETNEQAASRMIEKACQWAAKKGHTQIDKVDVLIGGDLINQLSPTNFAARSLAIPFLGVFSACASSMESVILGCLLLDSGNAKTVIAGASSHHQAVERQFRYPLEYGSQKPKTAQWTVTGAGFALLEKDVKNSPVVTHATIGRVVDSFQTNPLHMGAAMASAARDTIERHLTNTNSKMADYDVIMTGDLGNIGISILKEMFEDENTGVVLQDAGAQFYGNDTFFNAGASGAGCSATVFFGQIYDQLKKGFFKRVLLVATGALLSPLTYQQGETIPCIAHAIECRMEKRG, from the coding sequence ATGGTAAATACATTCGGAACTCTCCAGTTTACAAATAAAATTTGCATAGCCAATACGGGGATAGTAGTGGGACCAGTAGAAAAAGATAGTGCTTTTGCTGACTCCTTTGATGAGGTTCTTTCATTAGAAACGGAAAAAAATGAAACGAATGAGCAGGCAGCTTCCCGAATGATTGAAAAAGCATGTCAGTGGGCTGCTAAAAAGGGTCATACTCAGATTGATAAAGTAGATGTTCTAATAGGAGGGGACCTTATTAATCAATTATCCCCGACAAATTTTGCAGCGCGAAGCTTGGCTATCCCATTTCTAGGTGTTTTTTCTGCATGTGCCAGTTCAATGGAATCCGTTATTCTCGGCTGTCTTTTACTGGACTCGGGAAATGCGAAGACAGTCATTGCCGGAGCATCAAGTCATCATCAAGCAGTAGAACGACAATTTAGATACCCACTTGAATATGGGTCGCAAAAACCTAAAACAGCACAATGGACTGTAACTGGAGCGGGTTTTGCACTGCTAGAAAAAGATGTAAAAAATTCCCCAGTAGTCACTCATGCCACAATCGGCAGAGTAGTGGACAGCTTTCAGACAAATCCATTGCATATGGGTGCAGCAATGGCATCTGCGGCAAGGGATACAATTGAACGGCATTTAACGAATACGAACAGTAAAATGGCAGACTACGATGTAATCATGACAGGTGATTTAGGGAATATAGGAATTTCTATACTAAAGGAAATGTTTGAGGATGAAAATACTGGTGTTGTCCTTCAAGATGCGGGAGCTCAGTTCTATGGAAATGATACTTTTTTCAATGCAGGTGCTAGTGGAGCAGGATGTTCTGCAACTGTTTTCTTTGGTCAAATATATGACCAGCTAAAAAAAGGTTTTTTTAAGCGTGTTTTACTAGTAGCTACAGGGGCATTATTGTCTCCTTTAACATATCAGCAAGGGGAAACAATCCCTTGTATTGCGCATGCCATTGAATGTCGTATGGAAAAGAGGGGTTAG
- the mgtE gene encoding magnesium transporter: MTQQPLEESILIEFLLNDSMDDFREEFMQLHPYDQSIFFEKVEPDLRKKIYHYLSPKEIAELFEATKFDDEQYDLFMQEMDITYAADMLSFMYTDNAVDVLNELGKDQVASYLNIMDKESAQEIKDLLHYEEYTAGSIMTTEYVAIPENSTCRSAMTILRSAAPEAETIYYLFVVDDDHKLTGVISLRDLIIADEDTLIKDVMNDRVVSVLVSVDQEEVARMIKDYDFLAVPVVDFKNHLLGIVTVDDILDVLEEEASDDYSKLAGVSNMDTFDKGPLQAARKRLPWLIILLFLGMFTANLMSIFEQTLDKVALLAVFIPLIAGMAGNSGTQALAVAVRGIATGDIEEESKIKLLFREAGTGLITGIICGLLVVGVVYFWKHDLLIGILVGSSIFGSIFIATLGGSFIPLLIHRMKIDPAVASGPFITTVNDVVSILIYLGLATLFISSL, from the coding sequence ATGACTCAACAGCCTTTAGAGGAGTCCATTTTAATTGAGTTTTTATTAAATGATTCAATGGACGATTTTAGAGAAGAATTTATGCAACTTCATCCGTACGATCAATCCATATTTTTTGAGAAGGTGGAGCCAGATTTAAGGAAGAAAATCTATCATTACCTTTCTCCTAAAGAAATAGCGGAGCTATTTGAAGCGACAAAGTTTGATGATGAACAATATGATTTATTTATGCAGGAAATGGATATTACTTATGCTGCCGATATGCTTTCTTTTATGTATACGGATAATGCGGTAGATGTATTAAATGAGTTAGGAAAAGATCAAGTTGCAAGTTATTTAAATATAATGGATAAGGAATCTGCACAAGAAATTAAAGACCTCTTACACTATGAGGAATACACTGCTGGTTCCATTATGACAACGGAATATGTAGCAATTCCTGAGAATTCAACATGTCGCTCGGCAATGACTATTTTGCGTAGTGCTGCACCAGAAGCAGAGACCATCTATTATTTATTTGTTGTGGATGATGATCATAAACTTACAGGAGTTATTTCACTTCGTGATCTTATAATTGCAGATGAAGATACGTTGATAAAAGATGTTATGAATGATCGGGTAGTTAGTGTTTTAGTAAGTGTTGACCAAGAAGAAGTAGCTCGAATGATTAAAGACTATGATTTCTTAGCTGTCCCGGTAGTAGATTTCAAAAATCATTTACTTGGGATTGTTACGGTCGATGATATTTTAGACGTATTAGAAGAAGAAGCATCAGATGATTACTCGAAACTTGCAGGGGTTTCCAACATGGACACCTTCGATAAAGGACCATTACAGGCTGCAAGAAAAAGATTGCCCTGGTTGATAATTTTATTGTTCCTAGGAATGTTTACCGCTAATTTAATGAGTATCTTTGAACAAACTTTAGATAAAGTTGCCCTGCTCGCTGTTTTTATTCCCTTAATAGCTGGTATGGCTGGGAATAGTGGTACTCAAGCACTGGCCGTGGCTGTTCGTGGTATTGCAACTGGAGATATTGAGGAAGAAAGCAAGATTAAATTACTTTTTAGAGAAGCTGGAACTGGTCTTATAACTGGTATCATTTGTGGTTTACTAGTAGTCGGAGTAGTATATTTTTGGAAACACGATTTACTAATCGGTATATTAGTAGGTTCATCTATTTTTGGCTCTATATTTATTGCTACATTAGGGGGTTCTTTTATACCGTTATTGATTCATCGAATGAAAATAGACCCAGCAGTCGCATCGGGACCATTTATCACAACGGTTAATGACGTAGTAAGTATTTTAATTTACCTTGGACTGGCCACCTTATTTATCTCATCTTTGTAA
- a CDS encoding CYTH domain-containing protein, with translation MQIEKEIEFKNLLTKQEFELLVSFFQVNQKDFRSQTNYYFDTQDNYFKDNGMGFRLRVLREKNELTLKQPIEKHVMEESTVHVSDQERDAIINQTAFPSIPFLEQFNLVSPLKCIGILQTNRVHIPFENGTLFLDHSIYSQTEDFEVEYESSNVKYGEKVFHDLLDSHNIPMRHTDKKIARLVKYNNKLKG, from the coding sequence ATGCAAATCGAAAAAGAAATTGAGTTTAAAAATTTATTAACAAAGCAAGAATTTGAGCTTTTAGTATCCTTTTTTCAGGTAAATCAAAAGGACTTTCGCTCCCAAACGAATTATTACTTTGACACGCAAGATAACTATTTTAAGGACAATGGGATGGGTTTCCGCCTGCGCGTATTAAGAGAAAAAAACGAACTTACTCTTAAACAGCCGATTGAAAAACATGTAATGGAAGAGAGTACAGTACATGTGTCTGATCAAGAGAGGGATGCTATTATCAACCAAACCGCTTTTCCTTCTATTCCCTTTCTTGAGCAATTTAATCTCGTTTCTCCTTTAAAATGCATCGGGATCCTGCAAACAAATCGTGTACACATACCTTTTGAAAATGGAACGCTATTTTTAGATCATTCCATTTATAGTCAAACAGAGGATTTTGAGGTAGAATATGAGAGTAGTAATGTTAAATATGGAGAAAAAGTGTTTCATGATTTGTTAGATTCACATAATATCCCTATGCGACACACAGATAAAAAAATTGCTCGCCTTGTGAAATATAACAACAAGTTGAAAGGTTGA
- the spoVAC gene encoding stage V sporulation protein AC — MDQQQFQKIVDEKNPKVPYFMNILKAFIVGGIICTIGQLITFFYMRFFPFTEGTAANPTVATLVFISMILTGTGIYKKIAQIGGAGSAVPVTGFGNAVISAAIEHKSEGYVLGVGGNMFKLAGSVILFGVLSAFVVALIKTILVNIGVISW; from the coding sequence ATGGACCAACAACAATTTCAGAAAATAGTTGATGAAAAAAATCCTAAAGTGCCTTATTTTATGAACATACTAAAAGCATTCATCGTAGGGGGAATAATTTGTACTATTGGACAACTAATCACTTTTTTTTATATGCGGTTTTTCCCTTTTACAGAAGGAACTGCTGCTAATCCAACGGTGGCTACTTTAGTATTTATCTCGATGATTCTAACTGGAACTGGTATATACAAAAAGATTGCGCAGATTGGAGGTGCTGGTTCAGCAGTACCAGTTACAGGATTTGGTAACGCTGTAATATCAGCCGCTATAGAGCATAAATCGGAAGGATATGTATTAGGAGTTGGAGGCAATATGTTCAAGCTTGCTGGATCGGTTATATTATTTGGTGTTCTATCTGCATTTGTCGTCGCACTCATTAAAACAATATTAGTGAATATAGGTGTGATTTCATGGTAA